The Gopherus evgoodei ecotype Sinaloan lineage chromosome 4, rGopEvg1_v1.p, whole genome shotgun sequence nucleotide sequence tgggctggggggtGTTCAGAGGCACCGCTTTCCCCCAACAAGTTGCCATCCGGCTCTGCTTCAGGGGCGGTGttctggggtgggagcagggctgaggtcTCGCTGCCCAAGTCTGGCTTTTCTTTCGGCCCCCCATCCTCACTATCCAACGAGCTCTCGCTGCCGGCCAGGACAGGCTCCTCcttcctccaccacctcctcctcttgcGGCCAGGCAGAGGTGGCTCATTCTCAGCAGAGGTGTCACGGTCTGAGGCTGACCCGGAGCACAGGACTGCCCCTCTATGCGGGGCAAAGCTGGGTTCTTGGAGGGCCGGCCCCGCTTGCGCTTGGAGGGTGATTCAGCAGTGGGGACAGCCGGGGCCCAGGGCACTTTGGGGGGCCGGCCCCGCCGGCGCTTCTCCAGAGGCGGCTCACTGCTTACTGTCTTGCTCCTGGACGAGGCTGGCTCAGGGGTACTGGATCCTGGCTTCTGGGAATGTGGCTTTGGGGCGCTGGGTGAAGGctgtgcttccccctcccctggcagtTCTGAGGTCCTGCTCCCTGGTGAGGAGAGTTCAGGCATCTTAGTCTCCAGCTTTATGACATGGGACGTGGGGACACCGGGTGGTGGTTGCACACCTCCCTTGTTGATTTCTGGAGATTTGTTTTTGGAGGGCCGGTGCCTCTCATGGGGCAAATCAGTATGGGGGATGACCAGGCCACCGCGCACCTTGGGAGGTCGGCCCTGCTTGCGCTTCTCCAGGCAGGAGCTGCTCTCACAGCTGTCTGTCTCGCTCCCGGGTGAGAACAATTCAGGGGCCTTCATCTCCAGCTTCCTCACGTGGGACTTAGGAGTGCCGGATAGCAACTGCGCCTCCCCCTGGCTCAGCTGCTCCAGAGACTTGATCTTAGGAGGTCGACCCCGCTTGCGGGGAGACTCAACACTGCGGGCGACCAGGGCACACCCTGCCTTGGGTGGCCGGCCCCGCTTGCGGGGTGATTCAGAACTGGAGGTGACCACTACCAGTGAACGCTGTGCCTTGGGTGGCCGGCCCCGCTTGCGAGGTgactcagagctgggggtgaCCGCTACCAGGGAATGCTGTGCCTTGGGAGGACGGCCCCGTTTGCGGGGTGACTCAGAACTAGGGGCAACTATGCAACACTGTGCCTTGGGAGGTTGGTCTGGCTTGCGGGGAGACTCAGCACTGGAGGCGATTGGGACACAGTGCGCCTTGGGAGGCCGGCCCCGCTTGCGGGGTGACTCAGCACTGTGGGCAACCAGGGGACATCCTGCCTTGGGAGGCCGGCCTGGCTTGCGGGGAGACTCAGCACTGGGGGTGATTGGGACACGGTGCACCTTGGGAGGCCGGCCCCGCTTGCGCTTCTCCAGGGGAGAGTCATTCTCAAGGATCTTCTTGCTTCTGGGTAAGGAGGGCTCAGGCGCCTTGGTCTCTGGCTTCATGGCCTGGGACTTGGATGTGCTGGCTGGGGGCTGCACCTTCCCCTGGCTTGGCTGCTCCACAGACTTGTTCTTGGGGGGCCGGCCCCGTTTACGCTTGAGGGGCACTGGAGACAGGCTGAGGGCCATCTCTCGCTCAGAAGCTTCGTCTTCGCTCTCCACCTGAATCTTGTGGCTGGCGGGCTGGCTGCGGCGCTGCAGCAACTCCTCGCCGCTGGAGGACAGCGCCAGCGCTGAGATGCTGCTGGCCCAGCTGCTGCCGCTGTCGTTATCTTTCTGGTCCAACTCCCTCCTGCCACCGAGGTCAGGCAGTTTGTTCTCAAGCCCCATGTCCTGGGTCATGCTAGTCAGCTTCTCCTGGAGCTAAGCTCACAGACCTGCAGgccagctgagggaggggagagacagacaccaagtggggagggggagtgactCACCTCTATCTGCACTTTCCCTTCCCCAAGCATTAGAGCCCCACCCCCAGGTCCCCCCCCCTTCCCTAACCACCACCGTCAACCCAGCCAATCTACATCCAGCTCCCCACTCTGCCAATCAACCGTATTCCCAGATACCTCTCAtctcctcccagctccccatAGCCAACCAACCCTTTCCCCCAGACACAACTcacctccctccagctccccctcctccagccccaccccccagctcccacctcagccagccaaccctctgccctagacACACTCACCTCCCTCATCCCCACTCCCCCCTCAGCCAAccaacccttcccccccacaccactcacctccccccagctccctcttcctccacccctccccccagctcccccctcagccAACCAACCCACCCCCCCAGACACAACtcacctccccccagctccccctcctccagcccctccccccagccaaccaaccctcccccccagacACAACtcacctccccccagctcccccttctccagacccacaccccagctcccccctcagccAACCAACCCTCCCCCCTAGACACACtcacctccccccagctccccctcctccagcccctccccccagccaaccAACCCACCCCCCCAGACACAActcacctccccccagcccctcccccagccaaccaaccctcccccccagacACAACtcacctcccccagctccccctcctccagcccctcccccagccaaccaaccctcccccccagacACAACtcacctccccccagctccccctcctccagcccctccccccagttgccccaccccaactcccgcGGCCGGAGCCCCCCACGCGCCCAGCACCTCGGTTCCAGGCCGCGCGGTTTCGATTGGGCCGCGCGCCGAGCCCGCTTCCGGAGCGGAGACTGGCTGCCCACGCGCCGCGGAGGCGGGACAATCCGCGGGCACTGGCAGGTGGCGAATGAGGGGCGGGACCGGGCAATGGAGCGGCAGCCGGATTGACCAATCGAGCTCCGGGGCTGGGCCTCGGTGGGTGAGCAGCGGGGAGCGCGGCCAAacagaaagggaaggaggagtttgAAGATGAGTGACGGCTCGGATAGCCAATCATAAATGGAGGTAAGGGCCTCACTGTGATTGACGAACCATTCAGCCAATCAGACGGGAGGAGGGAGCCGTTTTCGCAAGTAGCCAACCAGTCAGGAGCCAAGCAACGGGAGCCGGTCAGCCAAtaggggaaaggaaggagctCTTAAATGGATAGTTTCCTGGGTTAACATGGGGTCAGCCAGGTGACCTCTGACCCCAGAGGCAAGGTTAGGGGCCCTCAGGCAAGGGGAGTGTCATGACTGCAGCCTGGTCATGTGACCTGACCACTGCCCTGG carries:
- the LOC115651409 gene encoding pollen-specific leucine-rich repeat extensin-like protein 1; its protein translation is MTQDMGLENKLPDLGGRRELDQKDNDSGSSWASSISALALSSSGEELLQRRSQPASHKIQVESEDEASEREMALSLSPVPLKRKRGRPPKNKSVEQPSQGKVQPPASTSKSQAMKPETKAPEPSLPRSKKILENDSPLEKRKRGRPPKVHRVPITPSAESPRKPGRPPKAGCPLVAHSAESPRKRGRPPKAHCVPIASSAESPRKPDQPPKAQCCIVAPSSESPRKRGRPPKAQHSLVAVTPSSESPRKRGRPPKAQRSLVVVTSSSESPRKRGRPPKAGCALVARSVESPRKRGRPPKIKSLEQLSQGEAQLLSGTPKSHVRKLEMKAPELFSPGSETDSCESSSCLEKRKQGRPPKVRGGLVIPHTDLPHERHRPSKNKSPEINKGGVQPPPGVPTSHVIKLETKMPELSSPGSRTSELPGEGEAQPSPSAPKPHSQKPGSSTPEPASSRSKTVSSEPPLEKRRRGRPPKVPWAPAVPTAESPSKRKRGRPSKNPALPRIEGQSCAPGQPQTVTPLLRMSHLCLAARGGGGGGRRSLSWPAARARWIVRMGGRKKSQTWAARPQPCSHPRTPPLKQSRMATCWGKAVPLNTPQPTPPVAQQQLAVAKRGPSVAHSECRREEERNRSKKKKEQPLNLQIPTALSDGNSLT